A region of the bacterium genome:
CAAGCCTGCAAGGCCCTCCGCGAGGAAGGCTACCAGGTCGTGCTCGTCAACTCCAACCCGGCCACGATCATGACCGATCCGGAGACGGCCGACACGACCTACGTCGAGCCGCTGACGGTCGAGAGCGTCGCCAACATCATCGCCCGCGAGCGACCCGATGCCCTCCTGCCGACCCTGGGCGGCCAGACGGGGCTGAACCTCGCCCTGGCGCTGTCAGAGAGCGGCGTGCTGTCGCGCTTCAATGTGGAGCTGATCGGGGCCAAGCGCAAGGCCATCAAGAAGGCCGAGGACCGCGAGCTGTTCAAGGACGCCATGCTGGCCGCCGGGCTGGAGCTGCCCCGCAGCGACTTCGCCTCCACGCTGCGCGATGCCGAGCACATCGCCCGCGAAATCGGCTTCCCGCTCATCATCCGCCCGTCGGGCACGCTGGGCGGCAGCGGCGGCGGCGTGGCGCACAACTGGGAAGAACTGGAAGACGTCGTGACCAAGGGCGTGGACGCCTCGCCCATGAACGAGGTGCTGGTCGAGGAATCCGTGGTCGGCTGGAAGGAATACGAGCTTGAGGTCATGCGCGACCTCAAGGACAATGTCGTCATCATCTGCTCGATCGAGAACTTCGACCCCATGGGCATCCACACCGGGGACTCGATCACGGTGGCCCCGGCGCAGACGCTGTCGGACCAGGAGTACCAGCGGATGCGCGACCAGGCCATCCGCGTCATCCGCGAGATCGGTGTGGACACCGGCGGCAGCAACATCCAATTCGCCGTCAACCCCCGCGACGGGCGCATGGTCGTCATCG
Encoded here:
- the carB gene encoding carbamoyl-phosphate synthase large subunit — protein: MPRRDDLQKILIIGSGPIIIGQACEFDYSGTQACKALREEGYQVVLVNSNPATIMTDPETADTTYVEPLTVESVANIIARERPDALLPTLGGQTGLNLALALSESGVLSRFNVELIGAKRKAIKKAEDRELFKDAMLAAGLELPRSDFASTLRDAEHIAREIGFPLIIRPSGTLGGSGGGVAHNWEELEDVVTKGVDASPMNEVLVEESVVGWKEYELEVMRDLKDNVVIICSIENFDPMGIHTGDSITVAPAQTLSDQEYQRMRDQAIRVIREIGVDTGGSNIQFAVNPRDGRMVVIEMNPRVSRSSALASKATGFPIAKIAAKLAVGYTLDEISNDITRETPACFEPTIDYVVTKIPRWAFEKFPGADPTLMTQMKSVGEAMSIGRTFKESLQKGIRSLEIGRFGLGADGKGSHYDEMPREDLVAKLRIPHPDRLFQLRSAIMTGLTVPELYDITGIDPWFLQHVEEIVREQDDLAQVRKVVGVGGVEGVGAVTDR